A stretch of the Pedobacter sp. MC2016-14 genome encodes the following:
- a CDS encoding basic secretory protein-like protein, with the protein MKITFTFYRGLIPLFLLIMLSVFSVQAQYFGQNKVRYKNEKFKVLETPHFEIYHYLKNPKLLQKVAQDAEIWYKMHQEIFRDTFLKKNPIILYNNSPDFQQTTALNGEIGIGTGGVTEALKNRVIMPVMELGSQTRHVLGHELVHAFQYHTLLEKDSMSLENVSQVPLWMVEGMAEYLSIGKKDAFTSMWMRDALLNRDVPSLKDLTNSNKYFPYRYGQAFWTFVGSVYGDSTIVPLFKATARYGYENGLKYTFGYDDKAFSGLWKNAIESHYRPMLRADSSQIKISGTKIIDNKNAGNMNVAPALSPDGKLLAFLSEKDLFGIDLFLADAKTGKILKKLSSQIANSHIDDFNFLESAGAWSPDSKSFAFSIFSKGRNKLMVIDVNSGKTKLVTDMGKVEQFGNLTWSPNGKEIAFSGMVEGQSDIFSYDTDTKIITHITDDIYSDYAPSYAPDGKKIIFSSDRVAVMANNQNAVNPINLSIFDLEEKSLTNVPVFSGANNLNAQFSGDSKRIYFLSNRDGFRNLYEYDLANQTANQLTDYFTGISGITEFSPAISVSRTDEIVYSYYRSQRYTLYNAKISTFKPKQVDVQSTNFDAAILPPQVSTGVDVINANLGNFARFERTKADSMRIIPYKPKFKLDYLANSGVGISTSRFGTGAQGGVVGMFSDILGQNQIIANLSVNGDIYDAGGMVAYINQQNRINWGFALSHTPYLSGFREIVKTTIPVDDQQLNVFDDRTNIIRTFEQQLQAFGAYPFNKVHRFETGVAVSKYSYRVDRFSNYYQDINGVIGNYFGSDRQRVANEEASTQLGTPLKPFSIFQVNASFVGDNSIFGLAAPLDGFRYRIGLEQYFGDYQFYALNFDVRKYVRTKPFTFAARAYTYMRMGEQGENLYPLYVGYPYLIRGYEATSLYNNQSAGNFDINQLSGSKIAVFNFELRLPFTGPKKLAQIPSNILFTDLNIFFDAGLAWNEDSKIVFKGQPGDDLLPNGTPLERVPALSAGVSLRVNFFGAFVLEPYYAFPFQRKDVKGGVFGLTFAPGW; encoded by the coding sequence ATGAAGATAACTTTTACTTTTTACAGAGGACTTATTCCTTTATTTTTATTAATTATGTTATCTGTATTTTCCGTCCAGGCGCAGTATTTTGGGCAAAATAAGGTACGTTATAAAAATGAAAAATTTAAAGTACTGGAAACTCCGCATTTTGAAATTTACCATTATTTAAAGAATCCAAAGCTGCTGCAAAAAGTAGCACAGGACGCTGAAATATGGTATAAAATGCACCAGGAAATATTCAGGGATACTTTTTTGAAGAAAAACCCAATAATTCTATACAACAACTCTCCGGATTTCCAGCAAACTACAGCCTTAAACGGCGAAATTGGCATTGGAACGGGTGGTGTTACTGAGGCATTAAAGAACAGGGTTATTATGCCTGTAATGGAACTGGGGAGCCAAACAAGGCATGTACTTGGCCATGAATTGGTTCATGCTTTTCAATACCACACATTACTGGAAAAAGATTCCATGAGCCTTGAAAATGTAAGTCAGGTACCCTTATGGATGGTTGAAGGAATGGCAGAATACTTGTCAATTGGTAAAAAGGATGCTTTTACCTCCATGTGGATGCGCGATGCATTGCTAAACAGAGATGTTCCTTCTTTAAAAGACCTTACAAATTCAAATAAATACTTTCCTTATAGATACGGCCAGGCCTTTTGGACGTTTGTTGGCTCAGTTTACGGCGACAGCACAATTGTACCGTTATTTAAGGCAACTGCAAGATATGGCTATGAAAATGGCTTGAAATATACTTTTGGATATGACGACAAAGCATTTTCTGGCCTATGGAAGAATGCAATTGAATCTCACTACAGGCCCATGCTGAGAGCAGACAGTTCGCAAATAAAAATCAGTGGCACAAAGATTATCGACAACAAAAATGCCGGTAATATGAACGTGGCCCCGGCATTAAGCCCTGATGGAAAACTTCTCGCTTTCTTATCAGAAAAGGATCTTTTTGGAATAGACCTGTTTCTAGCTGATGCGAAAACCGGAAAAATCTTAAAAAAACTAAGCAGTCAAATTGCAAATTCTCATATTGATGATTTTAATTTTTTAGAATCCGCAGGTGCCTGGTCGCCAGACAGCAAGTCATTCGCCTTTAGCATTTTCAGTAAAGGAAGAAATAAACTCATGGTAATTGATGTGAATTCCGGCAAAACAAAACTAGTTACCGATATGGGTAAAGTGGAGCAGTTTGGAAACCTGACCTGGTCGCCAAATGGCAAAGAAATCGCCTTCTCTGGAATGGTTGAAGGCCAAAGCGACATTTTTTCCTACGATACTGATACTAAAATAATTACTCATATAACAGATGATATCTATTCTGATTATGCACCGAGTTATGCTCCTGATGGAAAAAAAATCATCTTTTCTTCTGACAGGGTTGCAGTAATGGCAAATAATCAGAATGCAGTGAACCCCATTAACCTTAGTATTTTTGACCTCGAGGAAAAGTCATTGACTAATGTCCCGGTTTTTAGTGGTGCAAATAATTTAAATGCACAATTTTCAGGAGATAGTAAAAGGATTTATTTTCTCTCTAACAGGGACGGCTTCCGGAACCTGTACGAATATGATTTAGCAAATCAAACTGCAAATCAACTTACGGATTATTTTACTGGCATTAGCGGAATAACAGAATTCTCTCCTGCCATTTCTGTATCAAGAACTGACGAGATTGTGTATAGTTATTATCGTTCTCAGCGCTATACATTATATAATGCTAAAATTAGCACCTTCAAACCTAAGCAGGTAGATGTTCAATCTACTAATTTTGACGCAGCTATTTTACCACCGCAAGTATCTACAGGTGTTGATGTCATCAATGCTAATCTTGGAAATTTCGCAAGGTTTGAGAGAACCAAGGCAGATTCTATGCGTATAATTCCTTACAAACCTAAATTTAAACTGGATTACCTTGCAAATAGTGGTGTAGGTATTTCAACCAGCAGGTTTGGAACTGGCGCGCAAGGTGGTGTAGTTGGTATGTTTAGTGATATACTGGGGCAAAATCAGATTATAGCCAATCTATCTGTAAATGGAGATATTTACGATGCCGGTGGTATGGTAGCTTACATTAATCAGCAAAACCGGATTAACTGGGGCTTTGCTTTGTCACATACTCCATATTTAAGCGGATTTAGAGAGATTGTAAAAACGACAATCCCGGTTGATGATCAGCAATTAAATGTTTTTGATGACCGTACAAATATTATACGCACGTTTGAACAGCAATTACAAGCATTTGGTGCCTATCCTTTTAACAAAGTACACCGCTTTGAAACTGGTGTTGCGGTTTCAAAATATAGTTACAGGGTAGACAGATTTAGTAATTACTATCAGGACATCAATGGTGTAATAGGCAATTATTTTGGATCTGATAGACAAAGGGTAGCTAATGAAGAGGCTTCAACCCAGTTGGGCACTCCATTGAAGCCTTTTTCAATTTTCCAGGTCAATGCGTCTTTTGTGGGAGACAATTCTATCTTCGGGCTGGCTGCACCTTTAGATGGTTTTAGATACAGAATTGGACTAGAACAGTATTTTGGTGACTATCAGTTTTATGCATTGAATTTTGATGTCAGAAAATATGTTAGAACCAAACCTTTTACCTTTGCTGCAAGAGCTTATACCTATATGCGGATGGGAGAACAAGGAGAGAACCTATATCCTTTATATGTAGGTTATCCTTATCTAATAAGGGGTTATGAGGCCACTTCTTTATACAATAACCAGAGCGCCGGTAATTTTGACATCAACCAACTATCAGGAAGTAAAATTGCGGTATTCAATTTTGAGCTGAGGCTTCCGTTTACCGGTCCTAAGAAACTGGCACAAATACCTTCTAATATATTATTTACGGATCTTAATATTTTCTTCGACGCAGGTCTTGCCTGGAATGAAGATTCAAAAATTGTATTTAAAGGACAGCCTGGTGATGATTTATTGCCAAATGGTACGCCACTGGAACGCGTACCCGCATTAAGTGCCGGCGTATCCTTAAGGGTAAACTTTTTCGGGGCTTTTGTACTGGAGCCTTATTATGCTTTTCCTTTTCAGCGTAAAGACGTAAAAGGTGGAGTATTTGGGTTAACCTTTGCACCGGGATGGTAA